A genomic region of Phragmites australis chromosome 2, lpPhrAust1.1, whole genome shotgun sequence contains the following coding sequences:
- the LOC133909155 gene encoding uncharacterized protein LOC133909155, producing MAAECLHAGAELWLPDEFLDDDFFSEEEKAAVAARSESDEEEGLGGLSSRMAGLLGGDADGGDIPPKAGVLAGSPQSTLCGLSASGDDSPNGVASQVSSPPSSPLEKEPADPLDLLYEAAGQVARLRTNNISVPKNAPVYDGHSVVQPVNTSPPTTAPKAAGAYQYPSDHLATQRRIQAAHFQALKQQQQQLLKQQRERQLAAAAAAAWGANLCGSQQTTSFGAPHGLSSSAWPPLQKPQQQAASAAAMRAVFLTPPGAKRERTGTGVFIPRQAGAPAEPRKRPACSTVLLPARVVQALNLNVEDLGARPIYPGGYVLEHDALVSRSNALLASQKRASQLPGSAAREVNHPLEWTY from the exons ATGGCGGCGGAGTGCTTACACGCCGGCGCGGAGCTCTGGCTCCCGGATGAGTTCCTCGACGACGACTTCTTCtccgaggaggagaaggcggcggtggcggccagGAGCGAGAGCGACGAGGAGGAAGGTCTCGGCGGGCTCTCAAGCCGCATGGCGGGTCTTCTCGGCGGCGACGCTGACGGCGGCGATATCCCTCCCAAG GCGGGGGTGTTGGCCGGCTCACCGCAGTCGACGCTGTGCGGGCTGTCGGCTTCCGGGGACGATAGCCCCAACGGCGTAGCTTCACAAGTCagctcgccgccgtcgtcgccgcttGAGAAGGAGCCGGCTGATCCCTTGGACCTGCTGTACGAGGCAGCCGGGCAAGTGGCCCGCCTGCGCACCAACAACATCTCCGTGCCCAAGAACGCTCCTGTGTATGACGGCCACTCTGTTGTGCAGCCGGTGAACACCTCGCCTCCGACCACGGCTCCTAAGGCCGCCGGCGCTTACCAATATCCCTCGGATCACTTGGCCACGCAGCGCCGGATTCAAGCGGCTCAT TTTCAAGCCCTgaagcaacagcaacagcaactGCTCAAGCAACAGCGGGAGCGGCAACTtgccgctgcggcggcggcggcgtggggcGCGAACCTGTGCGGGTCTCAACAAACCACCAGCTTTGGTGCCCCACATGGCCTGAGCTCGTCCGCGTGGCCCCCGCTTCAGAAGCCGCAACAGCAGGCGGCGTCCGCGGCGGCAATGCGCGCCGTGTTCCTCACCCCACCCGGTGCCAAACGTGAGCGCACCGGCACCGGCGTTTTCATTCCTCGCCAGGCCGGCGCCCCCGCCGAGCCCAGGAAAAGGCCAG CCTGCTCCACTGTTCTTCTCCCGGCTCGCGTCGTGCAGGCGCTCAACCTTAACGTCGAGGATCTCGGAGCTCGTCCAATCTACCCAGGCGGTTACGTTCTTGAACACG ACGCACTGGTCAGTCGGAGCAACGCACTGCTGGCAAGCCAGAAGCGCGCGTCCCAGCTCCCTGGTTCCGCTGCTCGTGAGGTCAATCACCCCCTGGAATGGACGTATTGA
- the LOC133909156 gene encoding phosphatidylinositol:ceramide inositolphosphotransferase isoform X1, translating to MTIYIAREATKLWRKVGAETTAELQLLLEKWRLLLAGLVFQYIHGLAARGVHYLHQPGPLLQDLGFMALPELGQDKGYLSESVFTFIFISFLLWSFHPFVYHSKRFYTVLLWRRVLAFLVASQFLRIITFYSTQLPGPNYHCREGSKLATLPPPNNVLEVLLINFPRGVLFGCGDLIFSSHMIFTLVFVRTYHKYGSKRFIKLLAWLMAIIQSLLIIGSRKHYSVDVVVAWYTVNLVVFFVDTKLPEMPDRTNGLSLLPVSSKDKDGRMKEELHKLEKDSRMREEFHKLLNGNTVDATDRRQRVQMNGKHGEDLNHTVSDATPTGLSALLVGAGEIVLAGAAEHDAGAGLGGRVLKAEVADAAVPLGLVGAALGDLCQPRLQVDIVQRALRHARLPAALGRVHGASVAARGDVVLQGGVLPRVRVPRPVLGVREALAPLLLVRALLGEPPPAAAYAAPLHARLDGGDRRLLAVVHHRHQRNLRDQFKKRKGITPIPPSHNPDKSKLGSKQTRNAENAQ from the exons ATGACGATTTACATCGCGAGGGAGGCTACCAAG CTTTGGAGGAAGGTTGGCGCGGAGACGACGGCGGAGCTGCAGCTTCTGCTCGAGAAGTGGCGATTGCTCCTTGCAGGATTGGTGTTTCAG TATATTCATGGATTGGCTGCTCGAGGAGTACATTACTTGCATCAGCCCGGGCCGCTGCTCCAGGATTTGGGATTTATGGCCCTTCCG GAGCTCGGACAAGACAAAGGTTACCTTAGCGAGAGTGTATTCACTTTCATCTTCATTTCCTTTCTGTTG TGGAGTTTTCACCCTTTTGTTTATCATAGCAAACGCTTCTACACTGTTCTACTCTGGCGCAGGGTGCTTGCTTTTTTAGTT GCTTCACAGTTTTTACGGATCATTACGTTCTATTCCACTCAGCTTCCTGGTCCAAATTATCACTGCCGTGAG GGCTCTAAACTAGCCACTCTTCCACCACCCAATAATGTGCTTGAAGTGCTCCTAATCAACT TTCCCCGTGGAGTGCTTTTCGGTTGCGGTGATCTGATATTTTCATCTCACATGATCTTTACTCTTGTTTTCGTGCGCACATACCATAAGTATGGATCAAAAAG GTTCATTAAGCTTCTGGCTTGGCTGATGGCTATAATTCAGAGTCTTCTTATAATTGGCTCTCGCAAGCACTACAGCGTGGATGTTGTTGTTGCTTG GTACACTGTTAATTTGGTCGTGTTCTTTGTTGATACAAAGCTGCCAG AAATGCCAGATCGTACAAATGGATTATCTTTGCTTCCTGTAAGTTCAAAAGATAAAGATGGCAGGATGAAGGAAGAGCTCCATAAACTTGAGAAGGACAGCAGGATGAGGGAGGAGTTCCATAAGTTATTAAATGGAAACACCGTTGATGCTACTGATCGG cGACAACGAGTGCAGATGAACGGAAAGCATGGCGAAGACCTGAACCACACTGTCTCTGATGCCACCCCCACTG GTCTCAGCGCACTGCTTGTGGGCGCGGGAGAGATCGTCCTTGCAGGAGCAGCCGAGCACGATGCCGGCGCCGGACTCGGCGGCAGAGTTCTCAAGGCCGAGGTGGCAGATGCGGCAGTTCCTCTCGGCCTTGTCGGGGCTGCCCTTGGTGATCTCTGCCAGCCCCGCCTCCAGGTCGACATCGTCCAGCGAGCACTCCGACACGCACGACTTCCTGCCGCGCTCGGCCGCGTCCACGGCGCCAGCGTCGCAGCTCGTGGAGATGTAGTCCTCCAAGGCGGAGTCTTGCCGCGAGTGCGAGTGCCACGACCGGTCCTCGGCGTCCGAGAAGCACTGGCTCCCCTGCTCCTGGTCCGAGCCCTCCTCGGcgagccgccgcccgccgccgcctacGCGGCCCCGCTCCACGCCAGGCTCGACGGCGGCGATCGCCGATTGCTCGCCGTCGTTCACCATCGCCACCAAAGAAACCTACGAGATCAAttcaagaaaaggaaaggaatcaCTCCAATTCCCCCGTCACATAACCCCGACAAGAGCAAATTAGGAAGCAAGCAAACAAGAAACGCCGAAAACGCGCAGTAA
- the LOC133909156 gene encoding phosphatidylinositol:ceramide inositolphosphotransferase isoform X2, producing the protein MTIYIAREATKLWRKVGAETTAELQLLLEKWRLLLAGLVFQWSFHPFVYHSKRFYTVLLWRRVLAFLVASQFLRIITFYSTQLPGPNYHCREGSKLATLPPPNNVLEVLLINFPRGVLFGCGDLIFSSHMIFTLVFVRTYHKYGSKRFIKLLAWLMAIIQSLLIIGSRKHYSVDVVVAWYTVNLVVFFVDTKLPEMPDRTNGLSLLPVSSKDKDGRMKEELHKLEKDSRMREEFHKLLNGNTVDATDRRQRVQMNGKHGEDLNHTVSDATPTGLSALLVGAGEIVLAGAAEHDAGAGLGGRVLKAEVADAAVPLGLVGAALGDLCQPRLQVDIVQRALRHARLPAALGRVHGASVAARGDVVLQGGVLPRVRVPRPVLGVREALAPLLLVRALLGEPPPAAAYAAPLHARLDGGDRRLLAVVHHRHQRNLRDQFKKRKGITPIPPSHNPDKSKLGSKQTRNAENAQ; encoded by the exons ATGACGATTTACATCGCGAGGGAGGCTACCAAG CTTTGGAGGAAGGTTGGCGCGGAGACGACGGCGGAGCTGCAGCTTCTGCTCGAGAAGTGGCGATTGCTCCTTGCAGGATTGGTGTTTCAG TGGAGTTTTCACCCTTTTGTTTATCATAGCAAACGCTTCTACACTGTTCTACTCTGGCGCAGGGTGCTTGCTTTTTTAGTT GCTTCACAGTTTTTACGGATCATTACGTTCTATTCCACTCAGCTTCCTGGTCCAAATTATCACTGCCGTGAG GGCTCTAAACTAGCCACTCTTCCACCACCCAATAATGTGCTTGAAGTGCTCCTAATCAACT TTCCCCGTGGAGTGCTTTTCGGTTGCGGTGATCTGATATTTTCATCTCACATGATCTTTACTCTTGTTTTCGTGCGCACATACCATAAGTATGGATCAAAAAG GTTCATTAAGCTTCTGGCTTGGCTGATGGCTATAATTCAGAGTCTTCTTATAATTGGCTCTCGCAAGCACTACAGCGTGGATGTTGTTGTTGCTTG GTACACTGTTAATTTGGTCGTGTTCTTTGTTGATACAAAGCTGCCAG AAATGCCAGATCGTACAAATGGATTATCTTTGCTTCCTGTAAGTTCAAAAGATAAAGATGGCAGGATGAAGGAAGAGCTCCATAAACTTGAGAAGGACAGCAGGATGAGGGAGGAGTTCCATAAGTTATTAAATGGAAACACCGTTGATGCTACTGATCGG cGACAACGAGTGCAGATGAACGGAAAGCATGGCGAAGACCTGAACCACACTGTCTCTGATGCCACCCCCACTG GTCTCAGCGCACTGCTTGTGGGCGCGGGAGAGATCGTCCTTGCAGGAGCAGCCGAGCACGATGCCGGCGCCGGACTCGGCGGCAGAGTTCTCAAGGCCGAGGTGGCAGATGCGGCAGTTCCTCTCGGCCTTGTCGGGGCTGCCCTTGGTGATCTCTGCCAGCCCCGCCTCCAGGTCGACATCGTCCAGCGAGCACTCCGACACGCACGACTTCCTGCCGCGCTCGGCCGCGTCCACGGCGCCAGCGTCGCAGCTCGTGGAGATGTAGTCCTCCAAGGCGGAGTCTTGCCGCGAGTGCGAGTGCCACGACCGGTCCTCGGCGTCCGAGAAGCACTGGCTCCCCTGCTCCTGGTCCGAGCCCTCCTCGGcgagccgccgcccgccgccgcctacGCGGCCCCGCTCCACGCCAGGCTCGACGGCGGCGATCGCCGATTGCTCGCCGTCGTTCACCATCGCCACCAAAGAAACCTACGAGATCAAttcaagaaaaggaaaggaatcaCTCCAATTCCCCCGTCACATAACCCCGACAAGAGCAAATTAGGAAGCAAGCAAACAAGAAACGCCGAAAACGCGCAGTAA
- the LOC133909156 gene encoding phosphatidylinositol:ceramide inositolphosphotransferase isoform X4 has translation MTIYIAREATKLWRKVGAETTAELQLLLEKWRLLLAGLVFQYIHGLAARGVHYLHQPGPLLQDLGFMALPELGQDKGYLSESVFTFIFISFLLWSFHPFVYHSKRFYTVLLWRRVLAFLVASQFLRIITFYSTQLPGPNYHCREGSKLATLPPPNNVLEVLLINFPRGVLFGCGDLIFSSHMIFTLVFVRTYHKYGSKRFIKLLAWLMAIIQSLLIIGSRKHYSVDVVVAWYTVNLVVFFVDTKLPEMPDRTNGLSLLPVSSKDKDGRMKEELHKLEKDSRMREEFHKLLNGNTVDATDRRQRVQMNGKHGEDLNHTVSDATPTDE, from the exons ATGACGATTTACATCGCGAGGGAGGCTACCAAG CTTTGGAGGAAGGTTGGCGCGGAGACGACGGCGGAGCTGCAGCTTCTGCTCGAGAAGTGGCGATTGCTCCTTGCAGGATTGGTGTTTCAG TATATTCATGGATTGGCTGCTCGAGGAGTACATTACTTGCATCAGCCCGGGCCGCTGCTCCAGGATTTGGGATTTATGGCCCTTCCG GAGCTCGGACAAGACAAAGGTTACCTTAGCGAGAGTGTATTCACTTTCATCTTCATTTCCTTTCTGTTG TGGAGTTTTCACCCTTTTGTTTATCATAGCAAACGCTTCTACACTGTTCTACTCTGGCGCAGGGTGCTTGCTTTTTTAGTT GCTTCACAGTTTTTACGGATCATTACGTTCTATTCCACTCAGCTTCCTGGTCCAAATTATCACTGCCGTGAG GGCTCTAAACTAGCCACTCTTCCACCACCCAATAATGTGCTTGAAGTGCTCCTAATCAACT TTCCCCGTGGAGTGCTTTTCGGTTGCGGTGATCTGATATTTTCATCTCACATGATCTTTACTCTTGTTTTCGTGCGCACATACCATAAGTATGGATCAAAAAG GTTCATTAAGCTTCTGGCTTGGCTGATGGCTATAATTCAGAGTCTTCTTATAATTGGCTCTCGCAAGCACTACAGCGTGGATGTTGTTGTTGCTTG GTACACTGTTAATTTGGTCGTGTTCTTTGTTGATACAAAGCTGCCAG AAATGCCAGATCGTACAAATGGATTATCTTTGCTTCCTGTAAGTTCAAAAGATAAAGATGGCAGGATGAAGGAAGAGCTCCATAAACTTGAGAAGGACAGCAGGATGAGGGAGGAGTTCCATAAGTTATTAAATGGAAACACCGTTGATGCTACTGATCGG cGACAACGAGTGCAGATGAACGGAAAGCATGGCGAAGACCTGAACCACACTGTCTCTGATGCCACCCCCACTG ATGAATGA
- the LOC133909156 gene encoding phosphatidylinositol:ceramide inositolphosphotransferase isoform X3 → MALPELGQDKGYLSESVFTFIFISFLLWSFHPFVYHSKRFYTVLLWRRVLAFLVASQFLRIITFYSTQLPGPNYHCREGSKLATLPPPNNVLEVLLINFPRGVLFGCGDLIFSSHMIFTLVFVRTYHKYGSKRFIKLLAWLMAIIQSLLIIGSRKHYSVDVVVAWYTVNLVVFFVDTKLPEMPDRTNGLSLLPVSSKDKDGRMKEELHKLEKDSRMREEFHKLLNGNTVDATDRRQRVQMNGKHGEDLNHTVSDATPTGLSALLVGAGEIVLAGAAEHDAGAGLGGRVLKAEVADAAVPLGLVGAALGDLCQPRLQVDIVQRALRHARLPAALGRVHGASVAARGDVVLQGGVLPRVRVPRPVLGVREALAPLLLVRALLGEPPPAAAYAAPLHARLDGGDRRLLAVVHHRHQRNLRDQFKKRKGITPIPPSHNPDKSKLGSKQTRNAENAQ, encoded by the exons ATGGCCCTTCCG GAGCTCGGACAAGACAAAGGTTACCTTAGCGAGAGTGTATTCACTTTCATCTTCATTTCCTTTCTGTTG TGGAGTTTTCACCCTTTTGTTTATCATAGCAAACGCTTCTACACTGTTCTACTCTGGCGCAGGGTGCTTGCTTTTTTAGTT GCTTCACAGTTTTTACGGATCATTACGTTCTATTCCACTCAGCTTCCTGGTCCAAATTATCACTGCCGTGAG GGCTCTAAACTAGCCACTCTTCCACCACCCAATAATGTGCTTGAAGTGCTCCTAATCAACT TTCCCCGTGGAGTGCTTTTCGGTTGCGGTGATCTGATATTTTCATCTCACATGATCTTTACTCTTGTTTTCGTGCGCACATACCATAAGTATGGATCAAAAAG GTTCATTAAGCTTCTGGCTTGGCTGATGGCTATAATTCAGAGTCTTCTTATAATTGGCTCTCGCAAGCACTACAGCGTGGATGTTGTTGTTGCTTG GTACACTGTTAATTTGGTCGTGTTCTTTGTTGATACAAAGCTGCCAG AAATGCCAGATCGTACAAATGGATTATCTTTGCTTCCTGTAAGTTCAAAAGATAAAGATGGCAGGATGAAGGAAGAGCTCCATAAACTTGAGAAGGACAGCAGGATGAGGGAGGAGTTCCATAAGTTATTAAATGGAAACACCGTTGATGCTACTGATCGG cGACAACGAGTGCAGATGAACGGAAAGCATGGCGAAGACCTGAACCACACTGTCTCTGATGCCACCCCCACTG GTCTCAGCGCACTGCTTGTGGGCGCGGGAGAGATCGTCCTTGCAGGAGCAGCCGAGCACGATGCCGGCGCCGGACTCGGCGGCAGAGTTCTCAAGGCCGAGGTGGCAGATGCGGCAGTTCCTCTCGGCCTTGTCGGGGCTGCCCTTGGTGATCTCTGCCAGCCCCGCCTCCAGGTCGACATCGTCCAGCGAGCACTCCGACACGCACGACTTCCTGCCGCGCTCGGCCGCGTCCACGGCGCCAGCGTCGCAGCTCGTGGAGATGTAGTCCTCCAAGGCGGAGTCTTGCCGCGAGTGCGAGTGCCACGACCGGTCCTCGGCGTCCGAGAAGCACTGGCTCCCCTGCTCCTGGTCCGAGCCCTCCTCGGcgagccgccgcccgccgccgcctacGCGGCCCCGCTCCACGCCAGGCTCGACGGCGGCGATCGCCGATTGCTCGCCGTCGTTCACCATCGCCACCAAAGAAACCTACGAGATCAAttcaagaaaaggaaaggaatcaCTCCAATTCCCCCGTCACATAACCCCGACAAGAGCAAATTAGGAAGCAAGCAAACAAGAAACGCCGAAAACGCGCAGTAA